The region GAAAGACGGTGAGGAATAAAAGGAGGAATGTTCAAAGAACACGAGAATAaccaaaaagatatatttaagGTTTTTGATCCAACTTTGTATGTTAAGGCGAACGTCTTGGACAAATCAAGTATAACCAATTATTTTGGGTGGAATGAGAAACAAATGTTTTTGGGCATCAGATACAAAAAGGTATCTCACCCTTAAAAATGGAAGAGGGCATGCAATTTTTGTTAAGAAACGGGCTATGGAAACATCAGcccaaaaagaaattggaaattcatttgaaacatTAGGACTAGTGGTTTAAAAAGGATGAcgattctttcattttgcaaacCCACTGACttcatgaaattaataaatagaagTGTGAAAGTAACATAGACATGAATATATAAGCTAGAGCAAAGGCATGACTACTATACCTGACTACCATTACATAGCgctaaaaaaattgtaattttcttttttcattcaatatgTAATTTGacgtaatagtaatagtaattcctctttcaaacaaccacttttttttcaacaaagagGACAAGGCTTATGATCCCTAAATCGTTAGCAATTAAGATGCAGCAAATAAGGTAGctaagatgcagaaaataagaaaacaccCCAAATCACTACAGTGCATAAGAAATCTATCACATaagcacaaagataaatactgAGAGTATTAGTTGAAACTTAGCAAACACAAACAGGGCAAACTATTATTAACGTgctagtttaaatatatatctaaactaAACTACACAAGTATATGTCAAACTggcaaaactaaaattaggtTATAGAAACAACGTGTCCTCATCCTTTCTCCTAAGGAATGCTATTCATTatgattttatcttttgagttttaaaaaatatgctatttattattcatatctTTTCTCGTGCTATCTAGAAGCTAACCAAACAACATAGAGAAAGTACATTTGTATCactaatcaatatttgaaatgatgaCGCAGATTAAATAATACAGAATTCAGAAAGTAGAACTTGCCTGCTAGTTGACTTCAGCTGCTCCCTGAGTTCCTTGAACTTGAGGTTTCTCATGTTCTCAAcagtgaaaacaaaaactgagtTGTAATTTTTCCACACCCTGCCTGATCGATTCCACCATTGATTTCTTGTGgtcccttccttttctttctttgtttttgataaaGTAACTGCATTTATCCCACGAACAATTAGATAGAAGACTTAAAACACTAATCTGCATAGGACTAAGttcatatttttcctctttaaaaCACTAATCTGCATAGGACTAAGTTCAcattttccctctttctttttaagttaaaaaccaCATGAGTTTGACAATGATTACTACCACCACAAGTCATTTAACTTCTTCAACTGCCTCATACTTTTCACAAGAAACTGCGTCATACAAATTAACCCATAATAAAGCTATCCAAATTCCGAACCCCATCTGATTGGTTTCTGAAATCAGTAACTCTCATGGAAGGAAAACTTGGACAGACTGATGCAGAAATTGAGAATGaaagttagaaaaagattCTTGCACTAGAATCGTTGTTCCCTGCCATTCTCGAAACAGCCTGAATAGTCATGTTAAGAACACCGAGCCCTGCACTAAAGTTgaaagaggggaaaaaacaGCATGTTGAAACAAATGAAGGTTAAACCAAAAGGATTGAACTATAGTTTCCAAAGTTTTCATCTCTTATATTCacgtaatagtaatagtaatagtaatagtaattccTCTTTCAAACAACCACTTTTGTTTCAACAAAGAGGACAAGGCTTATGATCCCTAAATCGTTAGCAGTATTGctatttggagaaaatgttaaagttaaaCAGCTGACAATACCTTCCAGCCCCTACCACTACTATCTTTTGGTTAACAAAATCACTCAATGGCCGCCCTTGAGCTCTCACAGTTCCCAATAGGCCAACGAGAGCAACACCAGCAGTTCcctttatgaaatgaaataaacgaAAACGAATGTCCTTTTAAGTAATTATCAACTGCATTAATACATCATCAACTACTCACTTGTATGTCATCGTTGAACATGCAGAACCTCTTACGATAACGTTGTAATGTTTCAAAAGgccatttcatttgaaaatcctCAAACTGgcatcattcaaaatcaaattacgAGATTACGATACTGATTACTGGCAGTGAACAcagttaaaaatttgatatcttaaCCAATAAACCTGAACAATAGCTTTAGGCCAACATGTATGCACGGCTTCCATAAAATCATCAACAATTGATAGATACTCTTCTCCCTCCAATCTAGGTATTCCTATTCCCTGAACTCCAAGGTCACCGAGGCCAAGAATACGACTTCCATCTGTCAAGACAATCATGTCAACCTgtagttggaagaagaaaatacaatgaactTCAAATATGGTGTTgttggaaattaaaaagattttcatttttattttgctcaaaATCAATGCTCTTGAGCTTTTAATGTCCCGAGAAATGTGAAAGTTTCCCAATATATCGTGTATGGaagtttaaacttttcaaagaaaacaagggtGATCAACATACAAAAGCCTCCTGTGGTTAGGCCATAAGTGAAGTTTCCCctcattttttatgggattttctgatgtatattgcatatgttgtttgttttttttagctcttaattgtCTCGCTGTTTTACGTTTtacatttgcaactatctcttttgtttctttggtacgcACACAAGAACCGGtggggtaacctttctatggttctagacttagtttctaagtttgactgctcccttcggagtgacaacaagcctcgttttcccctactatggaacggggaggattcctcctcttttcaaagccctcgtcaaactcaatgctaagtttgactgctcccttcggagtgacaacaagcctcgttttcccctagtgcggaacggggaggattcctcctcttttcaaagccctcatcaaactcgatgctatgtctagaacgctaagagtaggtggtctggttttggttaggccataagtgaagtttcccctcattttttatgggatttttctgatgtatattgcatatgttgtttgttttttttagctcttaattgtCTCGCTGTTTTACGTT is a window of Cucumis sativus cultivar 9930 unplaced genomic scaffold, Cucumber_9930_V3 scaffold87, whole genome shotgun sequence DNA encoding:
- the LOC116406331 gene encoding NAD-dependent malic enzyme 59 kDa isoform, mitochondrial-like isoform X3, which encodes MNNTYNASKSTYSNPSSISKAEGLSVAEPIEDSSLGSKAYSFDEYLKVTEEQLKAYDQLQTNFPAQSQSGSQVQREDGSRILGLGDLGVQGIGIPRLEGEEYLSIVDDFMEAVHTCWPKAIVQFEDFQMKWPFETLQRYRKRFCMFNDDIQGTAGVALVGLLGTVRAQGRPLSDFVNQKIVVVGAGRARCS
- the LOC116406331 gene encoding NAD-dependent malic enzyme 59 kDa isoform, mitochondrial-like isoform X1 is translated as MNNTYNASKSTYSNPSSISKAEGLSVAEPIEDSSLGSKAYSFDEYLKVTEEQLKAYDQLQTNFPAQSQSGSQVQREDGSRILGLGDLGVQGIGIPRLEGEEYLSIVDDFMEAVHTCWPKAIVQFEDFQMKWPFETLQRYRKRFCMFNDDIQGTAGVALVGLLGTVRAQGRPLSDFVNQKIVVVGAGSAGLGVLNMTIQAVSRMAGNNDSSARIFF
- the LOC116406331 gene encoding NAD-dependent malic enzyme 2, mitochondrial-like isoform X4, whose translation is MNNTYNASKSTYSNPSSISKAEGLSVAEPIEDSSLGSKAYSFDEYLKVTEEQLKAYDQLQTNFPAQSQSGSQVQREDGSRILGLGDLGVQGIGIPRLEGEEYLSIVDDFMEAVHTCWPKAIVQGTAGVALVGLLGTVRAQGRPLSDFVNQKIVVVGAGSAGLGVLNMTIQAVSRMAGNNDSSARIFF
- the LOC116406331 gene encoding NAD-dependent malic enzyme 59 kDa isoform, mitochondrial-like isoform X2 — translated: MNNTYNASKSTYSNPSSISKAEGLSVAEPKDSSLGSKAYSFDEYLKVTEEQLKAYDQLQTNFPAQSQSGSQVQREDGSRILGLGDLGVQGIGIPRLEGEEYLSIVDDFMEAVHTCWPKAIVQFEDFQMKWPFETLQRYRKRFCMFNDDIQGTAGVALVGLLGTVRAQGRPLSDFVNQKIVVVGAGSAGLGVLNMTIQAVSRMAGNNDSSARIFF